ACGAGAGGAACCCACCAAATTTTAAAAGATAATGGTGTCGAGAGTCAGCTGGTACTCAAAATCAGTGAAGGTCGGCCCAACATTGAAGATATGATCAAAAATGGCGAGATTGCCATGGCCATCAACACCAGCGACAACAAAGCAAGCAAAAACGATGCAAAACGGATACGGGAGCAGGTTTTACGACACCAGATCCCGTACTTTACCACAGTATCGGCCGCTCTTGTGGCTGCTGAAGCGATACGATCTTTGAAAGAGCATGATCTGCAACCAAAAGCGTTGCAAGACTATTTGAATGAGTAATATTTTAGATCCAAAAAAGATTTACTTGGCTCAAACCGACACGACAGTCGGATTTTTGAGTCAAGATAGCTCAAAACTGGCAAATATCAAAAATCGACCTCCATCAAAACCCTTCTTGATAGCCGTTTCCTCTTTTTCAGTGTTGAAGCATTTTGTCAGAGTTCCTAAAAAGCATAAAAAGAGAGTGAGAAGATCGAAAAGAAGTACTTTTATCTATCCAAATGGCAAAGCGTTGCGGGTTATCAAGAGTACGGAACACTATAGATTTTTAAAGAAGTTTGGCTGGTTTTACTCGACAAGCGCCAATGAAAGCGGTAAAAGATTTGAGCGACACTGGGCTGTTCAAAAAGCAGATATTGTGGTAGAGGATAGACGAGGTCTTTATGAAAGTAAGCCTTCACAAATCTTTCGACTATCACAAAGTAAACTCAAAAAGGTTCGTTAAATACCATAATCGATTACATCTCCTTCAAGGGTATGCAAAAATGCCTCAATACTATCAATTTGTTCTTTGTTTAATTCCAATCCTCTTTGGTATTTTCCCATTATCCGAATAGCCTCTTTGAGGTTTTTGACGGTGCCATTGTGAAAATAGGGGGCTGTTTTGGTGATATTGCGCAAGATTGGTACTTTAAAATATTTGGCACTGTTTTTTCCGTAGTAATGACCAATGTCTGGAAACGGGTAGGGATCGTACGAGATATTTGTATCAAAACGCAACTCTTTGAAATAGTA
This region of Nitratiruptor sp. YY08-10 genomic DNA includes:
- a CDS encoding Sua5/YciO/YrdC/YwlC family protein, which translates into the protein MSNILDPKKIYLAQTDTTVGFLSQDSSKLANIKNRPPSKPFLIAVSSFSVLKHFVRVPKKHKKRVRRSKRSTFIYPNGKALRVIKSTEHYRFLKKFGWFYSTSANESGKRFERHWAVQKADIVVEDRRGLYESKPSQIFRLSQSKLKKVR